The Nocardiopsis dassonvillei subsp. dassonvillei DSM 43111 genome contains a region encoding:
- a CDS encoding FAD-dependent oxidoreductase, giving the protein MDITVVGGGLAGLTAAIASAERGANVTLLEAHRTLGGRARSTEPPYTANEGPHVLYGDGPLFSWLAERDLLPPHLPFPARAVPRVRVRDRGRVGAPPVALLRAAARRRLRAPHDRDFGSWAREALGAEPARVAVNMMGVALFDSDPSRLSAAFVWERFLRVTNPGWPSPKYLVGGWSSLVERLAGRAREMGVRVGTGERVDALPGTPTIVATSLASARALLGDDSLEWESGHALMVDLGLRRGRDPFIVFDADECGFLERYSLVDRTLAPGGEELVQAQLPVRPGESRARVAERLERFLDLSLPGWRERVTWRRDQVARGRTGALDLPGYTWRDRPAVDRGDGVYLAGDAVAAPGLLGEVSLNSAVAAAEAATGRRAVGTR; this is encoded by the coding sequence ATGGACATCACCGTTGTGGGCGGTGGGCTCGCCGGACTGACCGCGGCCATCGCCAGCGCCGAGAGGGGCGCGAACGTCACCCTGCTGGAGGCGCACCGGACCCTGGGCGGGCGGGCGCGCTCCACCGAACCGCCGTACACGGCCAACGAGGGGCCGCACGTGCTGTACGGCGACGGCCCGCTGTTCTCCTGGCTGGCCGAACGCGACCTGCTCCCGCCCCACCTGCCCTTCCCCGCGCGCGCCGTGCCCCGGGTGCGCGTGCGCGACCGGGGGCGTGTGGGAGCGCCGCCGGTCGCCCTGCTCCGGGCCGCCGCGCGGCGGCGGCTGCGCGCTCCGCACGACCGGGACTTCGGCTCGTGGGCGCGGGAGGCGCTCGGCGCGGAGCCCGCGCGCGTGGCCGTGAACATGATGGGCGTGGCGCTGTTCGACTCCGACCCGTCGCGGTTGTCGGCCGCGTTCGTCTGGGAGCGGTTCCTGCGGGTCACCAACCCCGGCTGGCCCTCACCGAAGTACCTGGTCGGCGGCTGGTCCTCGCTGGTGGAGCGGTTGGCCGGACGGGCGCGGGAGATGGGGGTGCGCGTGGGAACCGGCGAGCGGGTGGACGCGCTCCCGGGTACCCCGACCATCGTCGCGACGTCGCTGGCCTCGGCCCGCGCGCTGCTCGGCGACGACTCACTGGAGTGGGAGAGCGGGCACGCCCTCATGGTGGACCTGGGGCTGCGGCGCGGCCGGGACCCCTTCATCGTCTTCGACGCCGACGAGTGCGGCTTCCTGGAGCGCTACTCACTGGTGGACCGCACGCTCGCCCCCGGGGGCGAGGAGCTGGTCCAGGCGCAGCTGCCGGTGCGGCCGGGTGAGTCCCGGGCGCGGGTCGCCGAGCGGCTGGAGCGGTTCCTGGACCTGTCCCTGCCGGGATGGCGGGAGCGGGTGACGTGGCGGCGCGACCAGGTGGCGCGCGGGCGCACGGGCGCGCTGGACCTGCCGGGGTACACGTGGCGGGACCGCCCGGCCGTGGACCGGGGCGACGGCGTCTACCTGGCGGGTGACGCGGTGGCGGCGCCCGGCCTCCTGGGCGAGGTGTCGCTCAACAGCGCGGTCGCGGCGGCGGAGGCGGCCACGGGCAGGCGCGCCGTCGGCACCCGCTAG
- a CDS encoding 2-oxoacid:ferredoxin oxidoreductase subunit beta: MTENVTGTGANGHVHGVPEALGGLRLVPRTDTAYKMKDFKSDQEVRWCPGCGDYAILAAFQSFLPELGVPRENVVMVSGIGCSSRFPYYLSTYGMHSIHGRAPAIATGLATSRPDLSVWVVTGDGDGLSIGGNHLVHALRRNVNINILLFNNRIYGLTKGQYSPTSEPGKITKSSPVGSLDHPFNPLSLALGAEATFVARTIDSDRKHLTSVLRAAADHPGASFVEIYQNCPIFNDDAFEPLKDPAARDVRLLRLEHGEPLRLGPDRGVVAGEFGGLEVVDVDSVGEDRLLRHDAHREDPGYAFALSRLDQPAFEHVPIGVLRDVRRPAYDELVNEQVADARAERGAGELAALLASGDTWRVE; this comes from the coding sequence GTGACTGAGAACGTGACGGGTACCGGCGCGAACGGCCACGTCCACGGGGTCCCGGAGGCCCTGGGCGGGCTGCGCCTGGTGCCCAGGACCGACACCGCGTACAAGATGAAGGACTTCAAGTCCGACCAGGAGGTGCGCTGGTGCCCGGGCTGCGGCGACTACGCGATCCTGGCCGCCTTCCAGTCCTTCCTGCCCGAGCTGGGCGTGCCGCGCGAGAACGTGGTGATGGTGTCGGGTATCGGCTGCTCCTCCCGATTCCCGTACTACCTGAGCACGTACGGCATGCACTCGATCCACGGGCGCGCCCCGGCGATCGCGACCGGGCTGGCCACCAGCCGCCCGGACCTGTCGGTGTGGGTGGTGACCGGTGACGGCGACGGGTTGTCCATCGGCGGCAACCACCTCGTCCACGCGCTGCGCCGCAACGTCAACATCAACATCCTGTTGTTCAACAACCGGATCTACGGGCTGACCAAGGGTCAGTACTCCCCCACCTCCGAGCCGGGCAAGATCACCAAGTCCTCGCCGGTGGGGTCGCTGGACCACCCGTTCAACCCGCTGTCGCTGGCGCTGGGCGCGGAGGCCACGTTCGTGGCCCGCACGATCGACTCCGACCGCAAGCACCTCACGTCGGTGCTGCGGGCGGCGGCCGACCACCCCGGCGCGTCGTTCGTGGAGATCTACCAGAACTGCCCGATCTTCAACGACGACGCGTTCGAGCCGCTGAAGGACCCGGCGGCGCGGGACGTCCGGCTGCTGCGCCTGGAGCACGGCGAGCCGCTGCGGCTGGGCCCGGACCGGGGCGTGGTCGCCGGGGAGTTCGGCGGCTTGGAGGTCGTGGACGTGGACTCGGTGGGAGAGGACCGGCTGCTGCGGCACGACGCGCACCGGGAGGACCCGGGGTACGCGTTCGCGCTGTCGCGCCTGGACCAGCCCGCGTTCGAGCACGTGCCGATCGGGGTGCTGCGGGACGTGCGCCGCCCGGCCTACGACGAGCTGGTGAACGAGCAGGTGGCCGACGCGCGGGCCGAGCGCGGCGCCGGCGAGCTGGCCGCCCTTCTGGCCAGCGGGGACACCTGGAGGGTGGAGTAG
- the sigJ gene encoding RNA polymerase sigma factor SigJ → MTTDVFEEHRSLLTGVAYRILGSASDAEDAVQEAWLRWSSVDPAAVEDPRAYLVTVTSRLAIDRLRSVRSRRESYVGDWLPEPVSDVPGGAEHAELADSVEFALLVVLETLSPLERAVFVLREAFQMPYAEIGAVISREEAATRQLARRAREHVRDRRPRFEADRAVRRRITERFLGACLEGDLEGLTGLLADDVTLVSDSGGRTRAPHRILEGAARVGRFLSVLARPRNAERFLVSAGLDGTEEPRSAVTEVNGGPAAVVSVGDRVVALLSLDITAEGRVRHVYLVANPDKMSRLRAPEPS, encoded by the coding sequence ATGACCACCGATGTCTTCGAAGAGCACCGCTCCCTGCTGACCGGTGTCGCCTACCGCATCCTCGGCAGCGCCTCCGACGCGGAGGACGCCGTCCAGGAGGCCTGGCTGCGCTGGTCCTCCGTCGATCCGGCCGCGGTGGAGGACCCGCGCGCCTACCTGGTCACCGTCACCTCCCGGCTGGCCATCGACCGGCTGCGCAGCGTCCGGTCCCGGCGGGAGTCCTACGTGGGCGACTGGCTGCCCGAACCGGTCAGCGACGTCCCCGGCGGGGCCGAGCACGCCGAACTCGCGGACTCGGTGGAGTTCGCGCTGCTGGTGGTCCTGGAGACCCTCAGCCCGCTGGAGCGCGCCGTCTTCGTACTGCGCGAGGCCTTCCAGATGCCCTACGCCGAGATCGGCGCGGTGATCAGCCGGGAGGAGGCCGCCACCCGCCAGCTCGCCCGGCGGGCGCGCGAGCACGTACGCGACAGGCGCCCGCGGTTCGAGGCCGACCGGGCCGTGCGGCGGCGGATCACCGAGCGCTTCCTGGGAGCCTGCCTGGAGGGTGACCTGGAGGGGTTGACCGGCCTGCTGGCCGACGACGTCACGCTGGTCAGCGACAGCGGCGGCCGGACCAGGGCGCCCCACCGGATCCTGGAGGGCGCGGCGAGGGTCGGCCGGTTCCTGTCCGTGCTGGCGCGGCCGCGCAACGCGGAGCGCTTCCTCGTCTCCGCGGGCCTGGACGGCACGGAGGAGCCTCGGTCGGCGGTCACCGAGGTCAACGGCGGACCGGCGGCGGTCGTCTCCGTCGGGGACAGGGTGGTCGCGCTGCTGTCCCTGGACATCACCGCCGAGGGCCGTGTGCGGCACGTGTACCTCGTGGCCAATCCCGACAAGATGTCACGTCTGCGGGCGCCCGAACCGTCCTAG
- a CDS encoding GNAT family N-acetyltransferase, protein MYRLRGWEPGDADRVLEAFAEPELAWQSPEVPDTPELAAAWIDRQRVRAEEGTAFGFAVVEDGGPVLGHVQVNVTSRAHDTGWVSYWTLAEARGRGVATAATLLVSEYAFAEAGLFRLELGHRLNNPGSCVVARRSGFRPEGIERRKLRYGAERFDTGAHARLATDPVEGVDPRPCAS, encoded by the coding sequence GTGTACCGACTGCGCGGGTGGGAGCCGGGGGACGCCGACCGGGTGCTGGAGGCCTTCGCCGAGCCGGAGCTGGCCTGGCAGTCGCCCGAGGTCCCCGACACCCCGGAACTGGCCGCCGCGTGGATCGACCGGCAGCGCGTCCGGGCGGAGGAGGGCACGGCCTTCGGTTTCGCGGTCGTCGAGGACGGCGGGCCGGTGCTGGGACACGTCCAGGTCAACGTGACCAGCAGGGCCCACGACACCGGCTGGGTCTCCTACTGGACCCTGGCCGAGGCGCGGGGCCGGGGTGTGGCCACGGCCGCGACGCTGCTGGTGAGCGAGTACGCCTTCGCCGAGGCGGGCCTGTTCCGGCTGGAGCTGGGGCACCGGCTGAACAACCCGGGATCGTGCGTGGTGGCGCGCCGGTCCGGATTCCGGCCGGAGGGGATCGAACGGCGCAAGCTGCGCTACGGCGCGGAGCGCTTCGACACGGGTGCGCACGCCCGGCTGGCCACCGACCCGGTGGAGGGCGTCGATCCGCGGCCCTGCGCGTCCTGA
- a CDS encoding 2-oxoacid:acceptor oxidoreductase subunit alpha — MAKQIEQLDRVIIRFAGDSGDGMQLTGDRFTQETASFGNDLSTLPNFPAEIRAPAGTLPGVSSFQLHFADHDIMTPGDAPDVLVAMNPAALKANLGDLPRGATVIVNTDEFTKRSLAKVGYTADPLTDGTLDAFKVSAVPLTSMTVEALSGADISKKDAQRAKNMFALGLLSWMYNRPTEGTTSFLKSKFAAKPDILAANLTAFQAGWNFGETTEDFAVSYEIKPARLPAGTYRNITGNLATAYGLIAGSERSGLPLFLGSYPITPASDILHELSRHKRFGVRTFQAEDEISGVGAALGAAFGGSLGVTTTSGPGMVLKQETVGLAVMTELPLVIVDVQRAGPSTGMPTKTEQTDLLMALYGRNGESPVPVVAPASPADCFDAALEAVRIAVRYRTPVVVLSDGYLANGSEPWRLPEVSELPRIDPAFATGPNGPGGTFLPYLRDEETLARPWAVPGTAGLEHRIGGIEKHAQSGDISYTPANHDLMVRTRQAKIDAIARDIPELAVDDPGGEADVLVLGWGGTYGSITAAVRRVRRAGGRVAQAHLRHLNPFPANLGTVLHRYERVVVPEINLGQLSLLLRGRYLVDVIGYNKVRGLPFKAEELAGVLQEVIDRD; from the coding sequence GTGGCCAAACAGATCGAACAGCTCGACCGCGTCATCATCCGCTTCGCCGGGGACTCCGGCGACGGCATGCAGCTGACCGGTGACCGCTTCACGCAGGAGACGGCGTCGTTCGGCAACGACCTGTCCACCCTGCCGAACTTCCCCGCCGAGATCCGCGCTCCCGCCGGAACCCTGCCCGGGGTGTCCAGCTTCCAGCTGCACTTCGCCGACCACGACATCATGACCCCGGGGGACGCCCCGGACGTGCTGGTCGCGATGAACCCCGCGGCCCTCAAGGCCAACCTGGGCGACCTGCCCCGGGGCGCCACCGTGATCGTCAACACCGACGAGTTCACCAAGCGCAGCCTGGCCAAGGTCGGGTACACGGCCGACCCGCTGACGGACGGGACGCTGGACGCGTTCAAGGTGAGCGCGGTGCCGCTGACGTCCATGACGGTGGAGGCGCTGTCCGGCGCCGACATCTCCAAGAAGGACGCGCAGCGGGCCAAGAACATGTTCGCCCTGGGCCTGCTGTCGTGGATGTACAACCGCCCGACGGAGGGGACGACCTCGTTCCTGAAGTCGAAGTTCGCCGCCAAGCCCGACATCCTGGCCGCGAACCTGACCGCGTTCCAGGCGGGGTGGAACTTCGGCGAGACCACCGAGGACTTCGCGGTCTCCTACGAGATCAAGCCCGCGCGGCTCCCGGCGGGCACCTACCGCAACATCACCGGCAACCTGGCCACCGCCTACGGGCTGATCGCCGGGTCCGAGCGGTCGGGGCTGCCCCTGTTCCTGGGCTCGTACCCGATCACCCCGGCCTCGGACATCCTGCACGAGCTGTCCCGGCACAAGCGGTTCGGTGTGCGCACGTTCCAGGCCGAGGACGAGATCTCCGGTGTGGGCGCCGCCCTGGGCGCGGCCTTCGGCGGCTCCCTGGGCGTGACCACCACCTCGGGTCCGGGCATGGTGCTCAAGCAGGAGACGGTGGGGTTGGCGGTGATGACCGAGCTGCCGCTGGTCATCGTGGACGTGCAGCGGGCCGGTCCGAGCACCGGCATGCCCACCAAGACCGAGCAGACCGACCTGCTCATGGCCCTGTACGGGCGCAACGGCGAGTCGCCGGTGCCCGTGGTGGCGCCCGCCTCCCCCGCGGACTGCTTCGACGCCGCGCTGGAGGCCGTGCGGATCGCGGTGCGCTACCGCACGCCGGTGGTGGTGCTCTCCGACGGGTACCTGGCCAACGGTTCGGAGCCGTGGCGGCTGCCGGAGGTCTCGGAGCTGCCGCGGATCGACCCGGCCTTCGCGACCGGGCCCAACGGGCCGGGCGGGACCTTCCTGCCCTACCTGCGCGACGAGGAGACGCTGGCCCGCCCGTGGGCGGTGCCGGGCACGGCGGGGCTGGAGCACCGGATCGGCGGTATCGAGAAGCACGCGCAGAGCGGCGACATCTCGTACACGCCCGCCAACCACGACCTGATGGTGCGCACGCGCCAGGCCAAGATCGACGCGATCGCCCGCGACATCCCCGAGCTGGCGGTGGACGACCCCGGCGGGGAGGCGGACGTGCTGGTCCTGGGCTGGGGCGGCACGTACGGGTCGATCACCGCGGCGGTGCGCCGCGTGCGCCGCGCGGGCGGCCGGGTGGCGCAGGCGCACCTGCGCCACCTCAACCCGTTCCCGGCCAACCTCGGAACGGTCCTCCACCGGTACGAGCGGGTGGTGGTCCCCGAGATCAACCTGGGCCAGCTGTCCCTGCTGCTGCGCGGCAGGTACCTGGTCGACGTCATCGGCTACAACAAGGTCCGCGGCCTGCCCTTCAAGGCCGAGGAGCTCGCGGGCGTGCTTCAGGAGGTCATCGACCGTGACTGA
- a CDS encoding SDR family oxidoreductase, giving the protein MRIVIAGGHGKIALRLARQLADRGDEPVALIRNPDHTQDVVDAGAEPVVIDLEKATVTELTEKLMNADAVVFAAGAGPGSGAARKATVDHKAAVLTADAASLAGTRRLVQVSAIGVDEPVPEGTDETWAAYVEAKRAADADLRERDLELDWTILRPGRLTDDPGTGRVELGGEVERDAVTRDDVASVIVALLDEPGTVGRVLNLVNGETPVAEAVRAAAASS; this is encoded by the coding sequence ATGCGTATCGTCATCGCCGGAGGACACGGGAAGATCGCGCTGCGGCTGGCCAGGCAGCTGGCCGACCGAGGTGACGAGCCCGTCGCCCTCATCCGCAACCCGGACCACACCCAGGACGTCGTCGACGCCGGTGCCGAACCGGTCGTGATCGACCTGGAGAAGGCCACCGTCACCGAGCTGACGGAGAAACTCATGAACGCGGACGCCGTCGTGTTCGCCGCGGGCGCGGGCCCGGGCAGCGGCGCCGCCCGCAAGGCGACCGTCGACCACAAGGCCGCCGTGCTGACCGCCGACGCGGCCTCCCTGGCGGGCACGCGCCGCCTGGTCCAGGTGTCGGCCATCGGCGTGGACGAACCCGTGCCGGAGGGCACCGACGAGACGTGGGCGGCGTACGTGGAGGCCAAGCGGGCCGCCGACGCCGACCTGCGCGAGCGCGACCTGGAGCTGGACTGGACGATCCTGCGCCCGGGCCGGCTGACCGACGACCCGGGCACCGGCAGGGTGGAGCTGGGCGGGGAGGTCGAGCGCGACGCGGTGACCCGTGACGACGTGGCCTCGGTGATCGTCGCCCTTCTGGACGAACCGGGAACGGTCGGCAGGGTTCTCAACCTGGTGAACGGGGAGACACCCGTCGCCGAGGCCGTCCGCGCCGCTGCCGCCTCCTCCTGA
- a CDS encoding M48 family metalloprotease, with product MYVSAARAAGLFVGAAVLVVLVGWLCGAEKGAQFSVALVLCAGVLVYLFGESLALRAMRARPVSEIERPELYRIVRELATAARQPMPRLYLSPVRSPNAFATGSSPRRASLCCTTGLLRTLDERELRGVIAHELAHIRANDTLISSVAATLTAVITATTAIALLVPLGDSEESDMPTLLGGLMTVLLAPLAAMVVYCGVGRQREFRADEQAARLTGDPLALADALRKLEVGARRYPLPRERSLLASAHLMTTNPFPSGVGRLFAAHPPTAERVRRLRELRRSWDLGR from the coding sequence GTGTACGTCAGCGCGGCCCGCGCGGCCGGTCTGTTCGTCGGCGCCGCGGTGCTCGTCGTCCTGGTCGGCTGGCTGTGCGGAGCGGAGAAGGGCGCCCAGTTCTCCGTGGCCCTGGTGCTGTGCGCCGGCGTCCTGGTCTACCTCTTCGGGGAGTCCCTGGCGTTGCGCGCGATGCGCGCGCGGCCGGTGAGCGAGATCGAGCGCCCCGAGCTGTACCGGATCGTCCGCGAGCTGGCCACGGCCGCCCGGCAGCCGATGCCCCGGCTCTATTTGTCGCCGGTGCGCTCGCCCAACGCCTTCGCCACCGGCAGCAGCCCGCGCCGCGCCTCCCTGTGCTGCACCACGGGGCTGCTGCGCACGCTGGACGAGCGCGAGCTGCGCGGCGTGATCGCCCACGAGCTGGCGCACATCCGCGCCAACGACACGCTGATCAGCTCGGTGGCCGCCACCCTGACCGCGGTGATCACGGCGACGACCGCCATCGCCCTCCTGGTCCCGCTGGGGGACTCCGAGGAGAGCGACATGCCCACCCTCCTGGGCGGCCTGATGACGGTCCTGCTGGCGCCGCTCGCGGCCATGGTCGTCTACTGCGGGGTGGGGAGACAGCGCGAGTTCCGGGCCGACGAGCAGGCCGCGCGGCTGACCGGCGACCCGCTGGCGCTGGCCGACGCCCTGCGCAAGCTGGAGGTGGGCGCGCGCCGGTACCCGCTGCCCCGGGAGCGCAGCCTGCTGGCCTCGGCGCACCTGATGACCACCAACCCGTTCCCGAGCGGCGTGGGCCGCCTGTTCGCCGCGCACCCGCCGACGGCGGAGCGCGTCCGGCGCCTACGGGAGCTGCGCCGCAGCTGGGACCTGGGCCGCTGA